The Cystobacter fuscus DSM 2262 genomic sequence TCGCGGATCGCTCGGCGGGCGCGGGCGGCTTGCTGCTCACCCGTCTGGAGCGTCCCGTGGGAGAGTGGGAGTTCGCCGCCAACCAGTACGCCCGCGCGGTGACTCCGCCCCCGGTGGCCTGGCGGCGTCCGGTGGGCGCCCTGCTCGCGGCGCTCGTCTTCCTCGCCGCGGGCCTGCTGCTGCCACTGCCCGCCCGCGCGGTGCGCCCCGCCAACGCGGCCGCCGCGGCGAAGGTGGACGCCGTGCGCGCCAAGGCCGAGGCGCTCGCCCAAGAAGAACCCCCGGGCTCCGCCGTGGACGAGGAGCTGCGCCGGCTGGCCGAGGAGGTCGCCGAGGGCCGCTTCGACGCCGCCGATTGGGAGGCCGCCGATCGTCTGGACCACTCCCTCGATGCCCAGGCCGCGCGGGCCGCCGCCGAGCTGGCCTCCGCGTCCGAGGCCGCGCGGGAGCTGGAGTCCGCGCTGGACGCCGCCTCGGGTGCCGAGGCCGCCACGCGCGAGCGCGAGGCCCTGGAGAGCGCGCTGATGAAGCTCGGCTCTTCTCCCGGCTCTTCTGGAGAGAGCCAGCCGGGTGAGGCACCCCGGACCGGCGAGGCGGGGGGCGCGGGGAGCCAGGGCGAGCAGACGCCCCGCTCGCGCGCGGAGGTGGCGGACCTGCGCGCGACGCTCGAGCGCCGTCAGCGTGAGCTGGAGCGGCGCTTTGGTCAGGGGGAGGGCCGCAAGGGAGCCCGCTCCGGCCGGGAACAAGGCGAGGGGGAGGGCAACGGCGAGGGCGAGGGCCGTTCGCGAGGCCATGCGAGCCGTGGGGCGGGCAAGGGCAAGGGCAAGGGAGTGGGCGAGGGCGGGGGCAAGGAGACCCAGCCGCTCGTGTTCGGCGAGAAGGCGGAGATGGATCCCGAGCGGCTCGCCTTCAAGCCCCTGCCCAAGGGGCAGGGCGGCGAGGCCGCGGGCTTGTGGGGCCTGAAGGCCGTGGAGCCGGAGCGGCGCGAGGCGGGTCCAGGGGGCGGGGCGCGGGGGGAGGGCGCGCGGGGCGACGCGGAGGCGGGACATTCCACGGGGCCGCTGCTGCCGCGCAATCGGGAGCTGGTGAAGCGTTATTTCGGGGAGCAGCCCTAGTCCTACTCGGTCACTTCGCGTGCTCGCCGAGGAGAATTCCCCTATGGAGGAGCGAGGTCTCACTCAGGAAGTGACCAAGTAGTACTAAGAGTCGGTTCCGATAGGGCTCATTCCTGGCTGGTTGCCCCTCGGGCAGAGGGTCAAATCAGACTCCAACCGAAACCGGCTCTAGTACTACAGTTGGACTTTCCTCGAAGCGAGGCCGCATGCCCCCAGAGGGGAAGTCCAACTGTAGTACTAAGGGGTTGGAAGTTACTAAACGGGGCTTTGACAGCATGGGCAAACCGGATGGACGTCCCTGGATCGAAGTTGGCACAAACACCCAAGTTGCCTACGTCTTCTCTTGCCCGGGATACGAAGAGTTATTAGCCCGCCGTCCCGCGGCCAAGCAGACCCGCACACATCTGGACAAGGTAATCGAGCACCTGCGTAGGTGGGGCCCGCCTGGAGTCCCAACCTCCGAAGAAGCGACCATTACTAACGCATGGACCCGAGTAGAGTACGATCGCTCGGCCATCGGCAGGACTGGACGGACGGAGGGTAATGAAGAGGATCTGCTCCAGCCCGTCAATCTCAGCAGGCTTGAGCGCGAAATAGGACATATCACCGGTTGGGTGATTGCCTTCGGTAACCGGGCAAGGTGGGCGCTGCATGAGTTGAAGGCTCAAAACCGTCTTCGGGCAAACGTCGCCCACACCCGGCACCTGACCCACTTCAGCCTCATCCACATAAAGACTGGCCTTGACGGGCAGACGATCGCGGACCTTCCGAAAGGCGAGAAGCGGGATGCGCAACTAGCGGTGATTGCTGCCGAACTGGCATCCCAGATGGGACAACTTCCCGAAGGTATCCGAATCCCTGAGCAGCCTGTGATAAATCCTTATCTTATTCACCAAGCTGCGGCAATTGCCGGTACTAATAGGGAATCGTTGTTGCGCGTCGCGGCCTCTGTCAGGGCTGCCTTAGCCGGGCAACCTGGCTCCACCCCCATCGATTGTCAGGATGCTTCTACGGCACTGGTGATGGTACTGGAAAAACTGGGCATAACGGCGTGGACAGTCCGTGGACGAATTAGTCTGGGTCAGGCCATACCGTTTGATGAAGAGGAGCCCGAAACCTTTTCCAACGAACCCTCGCACTGGTGGGTGGAGAGCTGCGGCTACTGGATCGACATCACCTACCACCAGCTCCGGGATGGCCTGCACGCCGAACCTACTTCAATCGGAATCTGGACGTCGGGTGCGTCAGTGCACCATATCCCCGGAGTTGATGACCCAAATCTGGCCAACCTTCACGAGAAGAGACTGCGGAGGAGCAATCGCATGCGCCATGTTGTGGAGCAGGTGGCCAAGCAGTGGACTTCGAGGTCCTGACAAAACCGGCGTGGGGCAGCCGGAAGGCCTAATGCAGAGGCCCTGGCGAGGCGGTTAATGTTAGGGCCTCTCTCCGAGTAGACTTTCCTCCTGAGGAGTCGCGTCGCCCTTGGAAGTGACCGAGTCGTATTAGCAGGCTGCTGAAAAAAACCGAACGGGTGAAGGAGCTTCCTGCACCTCACGCGAGAGGTAGCCCGGATGCGCGGAGAAGTGAAGAAGCAGGCGACGTTCCTGATCCTCATCGGTCCAGCCGAGAGAGCGCCCAAGGAGCATCTCATCCGGCGCATCAAGGCCCTGGCGGATGAAGAGTTGGAGAGGCTGTCGCCCCGTCTTCGAGGCCGGCGTGACGACATCCACTTCGCCCTTGCCCAACTCGCCTGCTGCCTCATCCTCTTCAGGCAGTTGAGTTAAAACCGCCTCTGTTCGTTGCCGCAGTAGTACTGCAGTTAGCGCTCAAGGGCATCAAGACGCTTGCGTAATATTTTATCGGCATACTCTTTGTTGCTTGTGGGACTACGTAACTTGTTGAGTGCGCGCTGAAGCAAGAAAGCAGGGATAACAACCACCATCTTTTGATGTTCTCGCCACCCCTCCTTGATCCACTGCTTCTCCACTCGACTCATTGCTTCATCTGGTGATTTGGTTATGATAAAAGCCAGTTTCCCATACTGACCGGACAAGTAACCCCAGACCTGCCGAAACTCGCTAGGGCCAAGTTCCCTGTAGTTCTTTACTTCAAAAATACACTGGCGAACTCCATAGTCATGCAGAATTCGACCCCATATTCCAGAGTCAGTCTTTATTGTTCCAACGATGTCGCGCCTTTGATGTTCGGCTGCGTTAGGGTGTTTCTGGATATTTTCAAGATGCTCACCAAAAAGAACTGTTATGGCGCGCAGCACCCAGCGTTCAAATTTCGCCGCATCAGCTTGGCCATCTTCAATATCACGTAGCTCGTCAACTGTTTCACCTAGCTTGCGCATTCGAATGTCATTTACGCGCTTTTTGGAAGATCCTTCCGCCTCGGTGTCTCCCTCCGCTACCGCATCGTCGACATCGTCAATGCGCATGACAACTTGTTCGGGCGCGAGCGTTGACTGGATCTCTAGTGCTTTCCAATAACATGGATGGATGATTATCTCCCGCAGAGGCTCCATTGTGGAGGGACTCGCATCCGAACCATCATGACAAAATCCAAATGTCTCACGATCTGGTTGCCGAATGCCGAGAAAGCCAACACTATAAAGAGCAGAGAATATCTCTGCCCCAGAGTTCAGCAGAGCGAAGTCGCGACCAGCAGCACCAGTAAGTGGTGCATGCGCTGAATCCTCCAACAGTGTGTGAATTTCAGCATACGTCGAAACTGACGGGCGCCCTTGGAAAAGCCGGGCGAAAGAGTCTAGCCCTGGCAAAACAGCATGGTACTCACGGAAAAGGTCCTGAAGCCGATCTCGAGAAATTCGTGCAGCACTCGGGTCGAGGTCGCTCTCGATGATATTTTGGCGTCCTGCCTGAAGGGCTATCTGATACGCACTGTTGAGCAGTGCGATTACATCGCGTGGTCTGTAAAGGGTATAACGTAGACAAGTACGAAAGCCTTCTCGCCCTTCCAGTCCGCGCTGCGCAAAGCGGCTCCATGCTTTTAGGTCGTTTTCGCCCTTCCAGTCGAATGCGACGCGCAAACGCATGGCTACCATTTTGAGTAATGACTCCTCTTCCCATTGGAGGCGCAGGACATTTCCTTCGATGTCCCGTGTGTAGTCATTGTCTAGGTGGGAAAGTGCGCGAAGCATGTTGTCGCGAATGAAAAGTATGCAATGCACGCGAGAGTCTTGCTCGCGACACTCCGCCGCTATTTTGGCAAGACCTCCAAGAATGGCCGTGGCAATAGGTGTCGGGACCCATCCAGCATCCAAGGCATCATAAAGAACTACTATGCGTTGGTTGAGGTGCGCGGCAGTATTGGATACTGCGCTTGCAAGTGCATTGACATTATACCGTTCAGCGATAATGCGGGGAATTTCGTCCGCATCCAGTCCTGGTGAGAGCACGCTCTCCAACACGAACAAACTTCTATTCATGCCGGATTTCTCAAAAAGAGCTGGGTGTTGTTTGTGGTAATTTTCTAAAAAATCAAAGTCATCAACGCGGTGGAACTTGTAATGCTTCTTCAGTCGTTCAAGAGCTGCGCTTAGAACTTGTACTTTCCAAGTAAGCTTTGTTATATAGCTTGCCGTATCATACTCTGCCGAAAGAGTTCGCAATTTTGCTTGAAACGAACGAGCAATTTCAGGCTGCGGCCTTTCCGCAATTACTGGAACATTGGTCGCTTCTAGATGGGCATGTAATTTCTGGAACAATGCGCTCTTGCCTGCTCCTCGACGCCCAACCACGAATCGGAAGTCTTCGCCGACTGCAAGCTCGCGAAACGTAGCTGTCTCGAAAAATGCCGCATCCAGCATCTCTCGATCTGATTCACCAGCGAGTTCACCAAGAATGTTGCCACTGCGGCGTCTTGGGGGCGCTGTCGTGCTTTCGGCCACTGTTCCGTCACTCGTCACTTGAACCCCCTTGGGACTTGGAGTTCCTCTATTTCGAGGACCTAGCTTCCAATTTACCTCGGAGTGGGACTGAAGAGCCACGTTTTTGCCTGCTTGTGTCTGGGGCCTTTTGTGGTCGGCACTATGAATCCAGCCCTCATCGCCACCCTTCTCCCTCCCTGATTTCACTACTGTCTCCTCAATTTGGTCCCCAAGTGAACTTGTCCTGGTTACGTGACCGGTAAGCTTATATAGATGACTTCTATGGTAATGAAGCAAGCCCATCGTGTCCCACGAAGGTAAACGCCTCGGTCTGTTTTGTTGTATTCCTTATTGGATGTTGTAGATTTACTTATTTTTAAATTAGATTTTATTATTAGATGAGTTATTTTCTTTGTTCTTCTGCTCGGAGCCATTTGATGCGGGCCGGTCGCATCTCCTCAAGATCTCCTGCTCATCTACGGCAAGTCTCTCTGGCGGAAGACGAAGTAACCAAGAAGTACTCGTAGAGGAGTCGGCCGTGTCGGAATTGTTGAGTCCCGCCGAGGTGCAGGGCGCGGCGGAGCGGGTGAGCCTGCTCCAGAAGGCGTTGAACCAGGTCCTGCTCGATCAGACGCAGGTGGTGGAGCAGGTGGTGGCGGCGGTGCTCGCGCGCGGCCACGTGCTGCTCGAGGGTCTGCCGGGTCTCGGCAAGACGGAGCTGTGCAAGGCGCTCGGGCGGCTGCTCGGGCTGCCCTTCCGGCGCATCCAGTTCACCCCGGACCTGCTGCCCGGCGACATCACCGGCACCTACGTCCTGGAGGGCGAGGGCCGCCGCGAGTTCACCTTCCGCGAGGGGCCCCTCTTCGCCCACGTGGTGCTCGCGGATGAAATCAACCGCTCCAGCCCCAAGACGCAGGCCGCGTTGCTCGAGGCCATGCAGGAGCGGGGCGTGACGGTGCTCGGCCAGACGCGCCCGCTGCCGGATCCCTTCTTCGTGCTCGCCACGCAGAACCCCATCGAGCTGGAGGGCACCTACCCCCTGCCCGAGGCGCAGCTCGATCGCTTCCTCTTCCGCGTCCAGGTGCCGCCCGTGGGCGCGAAGACGCTCACCACGCTGCTCACCACGCGCGTGCGTGGCGCTCCGCCCGCGCTGCCGCCCGTGACGGACGCGGCGGGGCTCGCCACGCTCTTCGCCGCGGTGGACCGGGTGCACCTGCCCGTGCCGGTGGCGGACTTCATCGGCCGCCTGGTGGAGGCGAGCGATCCGCGCGCCCCCGGAGCGCCCGAGTCCGTCCGCCGCTTCGTCCGCTTCGGCGCCAGCCCCCGCGCCGCGCTCGCCCTGGCCGCCGCCGGCCGCGCGCTCGCGCTGATGCGGGGCAAGCCCAACGTGGGCTTCGACGAGGTGACGGCCTGTGCCCCCGCGGTCCTCAACCACCGGCTGGTGCTCGCCTACGAGGCATCCCTCGAGAAGGTGGGCCCCTGGGACGTGGTGCGCTCCCTGCTCCAGTCCACTCCCGAGGTGCCTCGTGCGTGAGGCCTGGAGAGCGCTGCTGCTCGTCCTGGGGCTGTGCGCGGGCGTCGCCCGGGCGGAGGTGGAAATCGAGGAAGCGGTCCCGAGCGCGGCCGAGGAGGACACGCGCCTGCCCGGCTACACGGAGATCTCGGGCGCCCCGGAGAGCGCGTCCGATGGGGAGCTGCGGGTGTCCGTGGCCACCACCTTGCCTCGGCCGCCGCGGGGCTACTTCCCCCTGGAGGTGGAGCTCCACAACACGGGCTCCACGCCGCGCGTCGTGGACATCGGCGTCACGGCCACCGCCACGGAAGTGCGGCGCGTCGAGGTCTCCAGGCGAACGGTGGAGGTGGGTCCGCGCGAGAAGTTGTCGGTCTGGATGCCCGTCCCCGTGCTCTCCCGGCACGGCCTCGTGCGGGTGGAGAGCCCGGGCCTGAAATTCCGCGTCTTTTCCTTCTACGCGACGGATGGCTCGGGACAGACCGTGCTGGTGCTGGGCACGGAGAAGGCCTTCGCGGAGGGCACGCACCTGCCGCGCGTGGAAGAGGGGAAGCTGGCGGTGCGCTTCCTGTCTCCCGAGAACGCGCCGCGTGAGCTCGCCGCCTACGTGGGCCATCCCCGCATCGTGGTGGCCGGGGACGTCACCGCGCTGCCCGCGGATGTGTGGAGCGCGCTCGAGGCCTACGCGGCCACGGGGGGCTCGTTGATGCTGCTCCATCCGCCGCGTGACGTGGACCAGCGCCTGCCACTGCTCACCCGGTCCACTCCGGGAGACGTCCAGCCCTACGGCTTCGGCCAGGTCCGGCTGTGTGACGGGGTGGAAGGCTGTGCCGCCGGACTGCTCGCCGACGCGGCCGCGCTGGAGTCCAACAGTGCACCTCCTCCGGGCCCCGTGCATCCCGCTCCGCCTCCGAGCCGATGGGGACACCAGCAGGCCCTGGGCACGGGCCTGTCGCCCCTGTTGCCCGGTGTCCAGGCTCCGGTGGGCCGCTTCCTGGGCCTCATCACCCTCTTCGTGCTGGCGGTAGGTCCCGGCGGGCTGCTGCTGGCCCGGCGCAAGGGGCCGGTGGCGCTGCTCATCGCCGTGCCCTCGGTGGCGCTCGTCACGTGCCTGGCCTTCGTGGGCTGGTCGGTGCTCGTGGAGGGCTTCTCGCTGCATGCCGCGCGCTACAGCGTCACCTGGCTGGACCGGGAGCGGGACCGGGCCGTCACCGTCGGCGTTGGGGGCTACTACGCCAACCTGGAGCCGGAGCCCTTCCAGGTGCCCGTGCTGGGCGCGCTGCTGTCCTCGGACGCGGACTGGGAGTCGCGGCCCCTCGAGGCGGACTGGACCCGGGGCATGGTGGTGACGGGCGGCTTCCTCTCCGCGCGCACCTACCAGGAATGGGGCGAGGTGGCCGTGCAGCCCTCGCGCGCCCGGCTCGGCGTGTCGGCCGAGGGAGGACAGCTGCGCGTCCGCAACGCGCTCGGCGCGCCGCTCGTGGAGGGCTACGTGCGCTCCGGGGGCGGGTGGTGGAAGCTGCCCGCGCTCGCCGAGGGCGCCGAGGGCCTGGCCACGCGGCTCCCCGCGAGCACCCGGGACGACGTCACCGAGGAGCTGCGTCCCACCGAGGCCGTGGCTCGGCGCCTCTACCCGGTGCTCGGGCGCATGGTCGAGGAGCCCCTGCCCGAGGGGGGGTTCCTCGCGAGGCTGGAGGGGGCGGGGTGGACCTTCTCGGCGGCGATTCCGGTGCGCTTGCACGAGGGCTCGCACCTGGTGCGGGGACGGGTGGACGGACCATGACGCGGACGCGAGACGAGGTGGAGGGATGAGCCTGCTCGAGGTGAAGGGACTGCGGCGCGACTTCGGCGCCCTGCGCGCGGTGGACGACGTGTCGTTCGAGCTGGAGGCGGGCACCGTCCTCGGCTTCATCGGGCCCAACGGCGCGGGCAAGAGCACCACGATGCGCATCCTCGCCACCCTGGACACGCCCACCGCGGGCGAGGTGCTCCTGGATGGGTACTCGCTGGTGGACACGCCGGACAAGGTGCGGCCGCTCATCGGCTACATGCCCGACCGCTACGGCACCTATGACGATGTCACCGTGTTCGAGTTCCTCGACTTCTTCGCGCGCGCCTACGGCCTGACGGGCCCGGTGCGCGCGCGGCGGCTGGCGTCGGTGATGGAGTTCACCGGACTGGGGCCCCTGGCGGACAAGCTCACCCACGCGCTGTCCAAGGGGATGAAGCAGCGCGTGGCGCTCGGGCGCACGCTGCTGCATGACCCGAAGCTGCTCATCCTCGACGAGCCGGCGGACGGTCTGGATCCGCGTGCCCGCATCGAGCTGCGCGAGCTGCTGCGCGCGCTCGCGGATCAGGGCAAGGCGGTGCTCATCTCCAGCCACATCCTCACCGAGCTGGCGGAGATCTGCGACACGTGCGCCATCATCGAGCAGGGGCGGCTGTTGGCCACGGGCAAGGTGGCGGACGTGCTCGCGCAGGCGGCGGGCACGGCGGTGGTGGAGTTGCTGGTGCGGTTGCTTCCGGGAGCGGAGGGGGAGGAGGCGTGGGCGCGCGCCGAGCGGCTGTTGTGGGAGCAGCCCCACGTGAAGGAGGTTTCCCGCGAGGGCCAGGCGCTGCGCGTGCGTCTGGAGCAGGAGGGGGCCGCGGCGGCGTGGGGAGACGAGGTGGCGGCGCGGCTGTTGAAGGTGCTCGTGGAGGCGGGCGTGCCGGTGTGCGCGTTCGGCCACCGCGAGCGCAACCTGGAGGATGCCTTCATGCGGGTGACGCGGGGTCGGGTGGCGTGAGGCGGGAGGTGTGCGGATGAACGGGCGGGTCTGGGGCGCGGTGGCGGTGGGGGTGTTGCTGGCATTGCCCCTGGTGGGGCTGTTGTGGATGAGCGTCTCGCCGCAGCGGGCGGGGACGTGGCGGCGGTTGCCGATGATTTCCCCCGACGAGCGCCTGGCGCGGCCCTCGTTCCTCGCGGCCTGCACGAGCAGCGCGGAGTGCGATCCGCCCCTGGCCTGTTTCTCGGACCGGCGCTACGACCGCCAGACGTGTAGTGGCAGTGATTGCCTCATCGACGCGGATTGCGCTCTGGGATCGGTGTGCCGGTGGAACCCGGTGGGGGACGGGACGAAGACGGCGATGGCTTCCTGCACCTTCGTGGGCGTGCGCGAGGAGGGGGAGTCCTGTTTGCGTCTACCCCGGCGCGACGAGGGGGCCTGCGAGCGGGGACTCGTGTGCGCGGACTGGTGCGCGCGGCGGTGTGGACTCTGGCCCTTCAACTCGTGTCCGGAGGGGTATTTCTGCGCCGAGGACGATCCCAACGGTCCGGTATGTCTGCCCACGTGCGAGGGCCGGGAGTGCCCGGAGGGAGAGCAGTGTGTGCGGGAGACGACGCCGGGCGTGTCGGTGTGCGCGCGGGTGCATGGCCCGAACTGCCAGCGTGAGCCCTGCGCGGAAGGACTGACGTGCAAGGTGGACACGAGTCCGGTCCGGCCCGGAGAGGCGTGGATGGAGTGTGTCACGCCGTGTACGGGCGAGGGCTCCTTTGCCTCGCCGTGCCCGGGGTATAGCGCGTGTCTGTTCGGGACGTGCCACGACATCTGTAGCCTCGGAGAGGAAGACCCGTGTGCCCCGGACTACATCTGCGTCCCCATGCACGGGGACTCTGGGGTGTGCGCGTGGGCCCCGCAGCTGCCGGAGCCCGTGGACGCTCCGCGCGGAGAGTGAGCTTCAGTCGAGGAAGCGGCGCTCCCAGCGGCGCATGTCCTCGGGGGGGAGGACGGGGCGGGCCTCCTGGTAGAGGTGGGGCTCGAGCACGCGCGCCAGTTGGCGGTAGGGCCGCAGCTCGCCGTCCGCCTCCGGCCACTCGCCGAGCTGCACCAGGACCTTGTCGGGTTGCATTTCCTCGACGGAGATTCCGGGCAGGGTCAGCCGCTCGCGCAGTCCCGCCACTCCGCCCAGCTTGTCCAGGAGGGGCTGCCCGTAGAAGTTCAGCCAATAGGCACCTTTGGGACGTGTGCCCAGGTCATAGGTCACGTTGTCATCGACGATATCGAG encodes the following:
- a CDS encoding P-loop ATPase, Sll1717 family; the encoded protein is MAESTTAPPRRRSGNILGELAGESDREMLDAAFFETATFRELAVGEDFRFVVGRRGAGKSALFQKLHAHLEATNVPVIAERPQPEIARSFQAKLRTLSAEYDTASYITKLTWKVQVLSAALERLKKHYKFHRVDDFDFLENYHKQHPALFEKSGMNRSLFVLESVLSPGLDADEIPRIIAERYNVNALASAVSNTAAHLNQRIVVLYDALDAGWVPTPIATAILGGLAKIAAECREQDSRVHCILFIRDNMLRALSHLDNDYTRDIEGNVLRLQWEEESLLKMVAMRLRVAFDWKGENDLKAWSRFAQRGLEGREGFRTCLRYTLYRPRDVIALLNSAYQIALQAGRQNIIESDLDPSAARISRDRLQDLFREYHAVLPGLDSFARLFQGRPSVSTYAEIHTLLEDSAHAPLTGAAGRDFALLNSGAEIFSALYSVGFLGIRQPDRETFGFCHDGSDASPSTMEPLREIIIHPCYWKALEIQSTLAPEQVVMRIDDVDDAVAEGDTEAEGSSKKRVNDIRMRKLGETVDELRDIEDGQADAAKFERWVLRAITVLFGEHLENIQKHPNAAEHQRRDIVGTIKTDSGIWGRILHDYGVRQCIFEVKNYRELGPSEFRQVWGYLSGQYGKLAFIITKSPDEAMSRVEKQWIKEGWREHQKMVVVIPAFLLQRALNKLRSPTSNKEYADKILRKRLDALER
- a CDS encoding AAA family ATPase; translated protein: MSELLSPAEVQGAAERVSLLQKALNQVLLDQTQVVEQVVAAVLARGHVLLEGLPGLGKTELCKALGRLLGLPFRRIQFTPDLLPGDITGTYVLEGEGRREFTFREGPLFAHVVLADEINRSSPKTQAALLEAMQERGVTVLGQTRPLPDPFFVLATQNPIELEGTYPLPEAQLDRFLFRVQVPPVGAKTLTTLLTTRVRGAPPALPPVTDAAGLATLFAAVDRVHLPVPVADFIGRLVEASDPRAPGAPESVRRFVRFGASPRAALALAAAGRALALMRGKPNVGFDEVTACAPAVLNHRLVLAYEASLEKVGPWDVVRSLLQSTPEVPRA
- a CDS encoding ABC transporter ATP-binding protein, producing the protein MSLLEVKGLRRDFGALRAVDDVSFELEAGTVLGFIGPNGAGKSTTMRILATLDTPTAGEVLLDGYSLVDTPDKVRPLIGYMPDRYGTYDDVTVFEFLDFFARAYGLTGPVRARRLASVMEFTGLGPLADKLTHALSKGMKQRVALGRTLLHDPKLLILDEPADGLDPRARIELRELLRALADQGKAVLISSHILTELAEICDTCAIIEQGRLLATGKVADVLAQAAGTAVVELLVRLLPGAEGEEAWARAERLLWEQPHVKEVSREGQALRVRLEQEGAAAAWGDEVAARLLKVLVEAGVPVCAFGHRERNLEDAFMRVTRGRVA